In the Methanocalculus natronophilus genome, TGTCTTCATGTGAGCAGTGCATCATCAGGAGAGAGCCTGCCAAGTACTTGGAGGGAATAGGTCCTGAAGAAGGTGACAAATGGTACCGAGACCATGAGAACCGCCGGTATTGCAATGATGAGATATGGTATTGCCAGAAGGAGAAGGAGTACAATGTTGCCTGCCGCAAGGAGCATCATGCCAATCAGTCCGATTGCAATAAACGGAAGGGCAATGACTGCAAGCACCAGAAGCGATAACAGCAGTATGACAATGCCGGTTCCAAGCGCAGCAAGGACGCGGACAAGTACATAGACAATGAGCTGCATCCACTGCCCCTCCTGGATCCTGATGAAGGTTCTCCACCCTTCAAGCACCCCGCAGTCTCTCCTGATCATGAGGGGGGCGACAAAATCGATGGTGATGAGCTGGATAAGGGCTGCGAATAGAACAAACAATAGGAAGAACGGGATCATGAAGAGCAGGAGGAGGGCAATCGGGAAACCAATGGATGGTCCTGAAAGTATTCCTGCAGCATAGAGGATTGGAAGTGAGAGAAGGCCAAGGAGAAGGAGCAGAAGAATCGCGAGGCCAGCCTGGAAGAGAAGCAGGCGGATGCCCTTGCCTGCACGGAGCCCAAATGTCCGGGTTAGCGAGATCTCTTTTGTTGCAATGCAATCAATAAAAACAAACTGGATAATCGACTGGATCAGCCAGAAGAGCAGGCCAAGCAATCCCACCATGAGGATGAGGGCAAGGATAACCAGCATCTCTTCCGGGAGAGTTGGAGCGGAAAAACCAGCCAGATCTCCAAAAATTTCGGTGTCAGAAGACCATGTCGGCTGCGGGAACCACCCGCCAAAGCCGACAAAAAGCGCAATGACTGCGAGGCGCAGCCATACACCTTTTCGAAACGGCCAGAGGAGATCGCGGGTTCTCTGGATTGCAGAGTCGATCTCCGTGAGAGCATAGTAGGTCATACAGGGACTGGTATGACCAGATACTTTATAGAGATTGCAGGTTGTGTTTCAAAAAAACGTTTTATTTCGGCTGCGGTGGCAACAGGGACATCTCTATTGTTTCAAGTGTCCTCTTCATCAAGCGGGAACAGGATTTCAAATACTGTCCCGGAGTCCCGTTTCATTGTTATTGTTCCAAGGAGCTGATTCACCAGGTTGTTCACAAGCTGCAGACCAAGTGTCTTGGTGTTGGTAAAGTCGAGGTTTTCGGGAAAGCCGATACCGTCATCTGCAAAGCGGTAGCTGACAACCTGATCTCTTCTCTCAAGGGTTATGGCAATCGATCCGGTTCTGCCATCCAAAAACGCATGCTTCAGGGCATTTGTCAGGAGTTCGTTTGTGATCAGGCTGAGCGGAACAGCTGTTTCTATCGTGAGAAAGATATCAGGTGCAGATATTTCTATTGAGACAGTTCCCTCTCCCATTCCTTGTGACGCAAGAACATAATCGGTCATATTGTGGAGGTACTCACCATAATTGATCCGGGAGAGGTTCCCGGAATGGTAGAGTTTCTCATGGACAAGGGCAATTGAGTAGACCCGGTTCTGGCTCTCAGATAAGAGATCGCGGACAGTTGTATCCAGGATATTCTCCTTCTGGAGCATGAGGAGGCTTGATACCACCTGCATGTTGTTCTTAACCCGGTGATGTATCTCTTTCAGGAGGATCTCTTTGTCCCTGAGTGAACGCTTCGTCTCCTCCTCCCGCTTCTTCTTTTCAGTGATGTCATGGAAGAGTGTGCTGCATTCTGTAGATCCGGGGCTGTATATGGATACTTCAAAATGCCTCTCCAGATCGGGATGGGGATAATCAAATACCTGGGT is a window encoding:
- a CDS encoding sensor histidine kinase produces the protein MPLQEADASLIALLYVDDEPDILTIGKRFLEKKGGFTVHTSENVNDAITLLSERRFDAIISDYQMPVCDGIRFMQYLRERGDETPFIIFTGKGDEEVVIRALNSGVDFYLQKEGDLRKQFAELENAIRYAVAQKRSEKALRESENRYRSLFDSMHDGYVHHQVIRNQGAKTIRYPIIEANKAFEEISGLSRDQILGKEMKEILSELEAAWDERFERAAFMHETQVFDYPHPDLERHFEVSIYSPGSTECSTLFHDITEKKKREEETKRSLRDKEILLKEIHHRVKNNMQVVSSLLMLQKENILDTTVRDLLSESQNRVYSIALVHEKLYHSGNLSRINYGEYLHNMTDYVLASQGMGEGTVSIEISAPDIFLTIETAVPLSLITNELLTNALKHAFLDGRTGSIAITLERRDQVVSYRFADDGIGFPENLDFTNTKTLGLQLVNNLVNQLLGTITMKRDSGTVFEILFPLDEEDT
- a CDS encoding DUF7544 domain-containing protein; its protein translation is MTYYALTEIDSAIQRTRDLLWPFRKGVWLRLAVIALFVGFGGWFPQPTWSSDTEIFGDLAGFSAPTLPEEMLVILALILMVGLLGLLFWLIQSIIQFVFIDCIATKEISLTRTFGLRAGKGIRLLLFQAGLAILLLLLLGLLSLPILYAAGILSGPSIGFPIALLLLFMIPFFLLFVLFAALIQLITIDFVAPLMIRRDCGVLEGWRTFIRIQEGQWMQLIVYVLVRVLAALGTGIVILLLSLLVLAVIALPFIAIGLIGMMLLAAGNIVLLLLLAIPYLIIAIPAVLMVSVPFVTFFRTYSLQVLGRLSPDDALLT